Proteins encoded in a region of the Nicotiana tomentosiformis chromosome 9, ASM39032v3, whole genome shotgun sequence genome:
- the LOC104115532 gene encoding uncharacterized protein isoform X2: MLCASLPGLDGGAVKASSAAMAPLDIYSSIGCWIGNGKGKWNKLAAATTKAPMKRRFNISPMASSALAESRCTSRAKFYQEVLNDAREKFTQEISFQSKDRDISLAKALLYVASEDEAFMVFNREMDAYSLQSERRSASLPSDATEWTCVEAMPLAGKNMNEWMLELDVIAREVEAELVSREIGCDLAEVLDAVNMVLFKSRGFKRSSVLVDSKCAYLHSVLSSGYCSAILLSVVYIEVCRKLNVTIVGSRVGEDFLIWPQTGNPEELFKVISGHSLFGIVNGKCVDDPRSRASDINSNSLPGLDLATNRDIIGIALANLMRLHWKRASRANHGLMLTSPLRSVDHADDKSNCLNVPLLRPQDLRLAIMASERLLILQPHNWALRRDHGMMLYYSREYEEAVQELSICMAFAPEEAAEALEPFVEKLHLLRVESSWKERPFNSFLNCL, from the exons ATGCTGTGTGCATCATTGCCAGGGTTAGACGGTGGTGCTGTGAAAGCATCTTCAGCAGCTATGGCTCCTTTGGATATTTACAGCAG TATTGGATGTTGGATTGGGAATGGGAAAGGAAAGTGGAACAAATTGGCTGCTGCAACTACAAAGGCACCAATGAAGAGGAGGTTCAACATTTCTCCTATGGCTTCCTCTGCTCTAGCTGAATCCCGATGTACTTCTAGAGCCAAATTTTATCAGGAG GTTCTTAACGATGCCAGGGAAAAATTTACCCAGGAGATATCTTTCCAATCCAAGGACAGAGATATTTCTCTggcaaag GCTTTGCTTTATGTGGCCTCCGAAGACGAGGCATTTATGGTTTTCAACCGGGAGATGGATGCATATTCGCTCCAAAGTGAGAGGAGATCTGCTTCATTGCCTTCTGATGCCACGGAATGGACATGCGTGGAGGCCATGCCTCTTGCTGGAAAGAATATGAATGAGTGGATGCTTGAGTTGGATGTCATTGCTAGAGAAGTGGAGGCAGAACTAGTTTCGAGAGAAATAGGATGCGATTTGGCTGAAGTTTTGGATGCAGTGAACATGGTTCTTTTTAAGTCAAGGGGATTCAAAAGGTCATCTGTACTTGTGGATTCAAAGTGTGCATACCTGCATTCAGTGTTAAGCTCTGGATATTGTAGTg CAATTTTGCTTAGCGTCGTTTATATTGAAGTCTGTCGAAAACTTAATGTGACCATTGTGGGATCCCGAGTTGGGGAAGATTTTTTAATATGGCCCCAAACTGGAAACCCTGAG GAGCTATTCAAGGTTATTTCTGGTCACAGCTTGTTTGGTATTGTTAATGGCAAGTGTGTCGATGACCCTAGATCAAGGGCTTCTGACATCAATAGTAATTCGTTGCCGGGGCTTGACTTAGCAACAAACCGAGATATTATCGGAATAGCTTTGGCTAATTTGATG AGGCTTCACTGGAAACGTGCTTCAAGAGCAAATCATGGTTTGATGCTGACTTCTCCCCTTAGATCTGTTGATCATGCAGATGATAAGTCTAATTGTCTGAATGTCCCATTGTTGCGGCCTCAAGATTTGAG GCTGGCCATTATGGCTTCAGAAAGATTGCTCATTCTGCAGCCACACAATTGGGCTCTGAGGAGAGACCATGGCATGATGTTGTATTATAGTAG GGAATATGAAGAGGCAGTTCAGGAGCTTAGCATTTGCATGGCCTTTGCCCCAGAAGAAGCGGCCGAAGCTCTGGAACCGTTTGTTGAGAAATTACACTTGTTGCGGGTTGAATCATCTTGGAAAGAAAGGCCATTTAACAGTTTCTTGAATTGTTTGTAG
- the LOC104115532 gene encoding uncharacterized protein isoform X1: MLCASLPGLDGGAVKASSAAMAPLDIYSRCGFDGSIGCWIGNGKGKWNKLAAATTKAPMKRRFNISPMASSALAESRCTSRAKFYQEVLNDAREKFTQEISFQSKDRDISLAKALLYVASEDEAFMVFNREMDAYSLQSERRSASLPSDATEWTCVEAMPLAGKNMNEWMLELDVIAREVEAELVSREIGCDLAEVLDAVNMVLFKSRGFKRSSVLVDSKCAYLHSVLSSGYCSAILLSVVYIEVCRKLNVTIVGSRVGEDFLIWPQTGNPEELFKVISGHSLFGIVNGKCVDDPRSRASDINSNSLPGLDLATNRDIIGIALANLMRLHWKRASRANHGLMLTSPLRSVDHADDKSNCLNVPLLRPQDLRLAIMASERLLILQPHNWALRRDHGMMLYYSREYEEAVQELSICMAFAPEEAAEALEPFVEKLHLLRVESSWKERPFNSFLNCL, translated from the exons ATGCTGTGTGCATCATTGCCAGGGTTAGACGGTGGTGCTGTGAAAGCATCTTCAGCAGCTATGGCTCCTTTGGATATTTACAGCAG GTGTGGTTTTGATGGTAGTATTGGATGTTGGATTGGGAATGGGAAAGGAAAGTGGAACAAATTGGCTGCTGCAACTACAAAGGCACCAATGAAGAGGAGGTTCAACATTTCTCCTATGGCTTCCTCTGCTCTAGCTGAATCCCGATGTACTTCTAGAGCCAAATTTTATCAGGAG GTTCTTAACGATGCCAGGGAAAAATTTACCCAGGAGATATCTTTCCAATCCAAGGACAGAGATATTTCTCTggcaaag GCTTTGCTTTATGTGGCCTCCGAAGACGAGGCATTTATGGTTTTCAACCGGGAGATGGATGCATATTCGCTCCAAAGTGAGAGGAGATCTGCTTCATTGCCTTCTGATGCCACGGAATGGACATGCGTGGAGGCCATGCCTCTTGCTGGAAAGAATATGAATGAGTGGATGCTTGAGTTGGATGTCATTGCTAGAGAAGTGGAGGCAGAACTAGTTTCGAGAGAAATAGGATGCGATTTGGCTGAAGTTTTGGATGCAGTGAACATGGTTCTTTTTAAGTCAAGGGGATTCAAAAGGTCATCTGTACTTGTGGATTCAAAGTGTGCATACCTGCATTCAGTGTTAAGCTCTGGATATTGTAGTg CAATTTTGCTTAGCGTCGTTTATATTGAAGTCTGTCGAAAACTTAATGTGACCATTGTGGGATCCCGAGTTGGGGAAGATTTTTTAATATGGCCCCAAACTGGAAACCCTGAG GAGCTATTCAAGGTTATTTCTGGTCACAGCTTGTTTGGTATTGTTAATGGCAAGTGTGTCGATGACCCTAGATCAAGGGCTTCTGACATCAATAGTAATTCGTTGCCGGGGCTTGACTTAGCAACAAACCGAGATATTATCGGAATAGCTTTGGCTAATTTGATG AGGCTTCACTGGAAACGTGCTTCAAGAGCAAATCATGGTTTGATGCTGACTTCTCCCCTTAGATCTGTTGATCATGCAGATGATAAGTCTAATTGTCTGAATGTCCCATTGTTGCGGCCTCAAGATTTGAG GCTGGCCATTATGGCTTCAGAAAGATTGCTCATTCTGCAGCCACACAATTGGGCTCTGAGGAGAGACCATGGCATGATGTTGTATTATAGTAG GGAATATGAAGAGGCAGTTCAGGAGCTTAGCATTTGCATGGCCTTTGCCCCAGAAGAAGCGGCCGAAGCTCTGGAACCGTTTGTTGAGAAATTACACTTGTTGCGGGTTGAATCATCTTGGAAAGAAAGGCCATTTAACAGTTTCTTGAATTGTTTGTAG
- the LOC104115532 gene encoding uncharacterized protein isoform X3 — MLCASLPGLDGGAVKASSAAMAPLDIYSRCGFDGSIGCWIGNGKGKWNKLAAATTKAPMKRRFNISPMASSALAESRCTSRAKFYQEVLNDAREKFTQEISFQSKDRDISLAKALLYVASEDEAFMVFNREMDAYSLQSERRSASLPSDATEWTCVEAMPLAGKNMNEWMLELDVIAREVEAELVSREIGCDLAEVLDAVNMVLFKSRGFKRSSVLVDSKCAYLHSVLSSGYCSAILLSVVYIEVCRKLNVTIVGSRVGEDFLIWPQTGNPEELFKVISGHSLFGIVNGKCVDDPRSRASDINSNSLPGLDLATNRDIIGIALANLMRLHWKRASRANHGLMLTSPLRSVDHADDKSNCLNVPLLRPQDLRFKMLNCNLGMRKGDLRILDAYFYSI; from the exons ATGCTGTGTGCATCATTGCCAGGGTTAGACGGTGGTGCTGTGAAAGCATCTTCAGCAGCTATGGCTCCTTTGGATATTTACAGCAG GTGTGGTTTTGATGGTAGTATTGGATGTTGGATTGGGAATGGGAAAGGAAAGTGGAACAAATTGGCTGCTGCAACTACAAAGGCACCAATGAAGAGGAGGTTCAACATTTCTCCTATGGCTTCCTCTGCTCTAGCTGAATCCCGATGTACTTCTAGAGCCAAATTTTATCAGGAG GTTCTTAACGATGCCAGGGAAAAATTTACCCAGGAGATATCTTTCCAATCCAAGGACAGAGATATTTCTCTggcaaag GCTTTGCTTTATGTGGCCTCCGAAGACGAGGCATTTATGGTTTTCAACCGGGAGATGGATGCATATTCGCTCCAAAGTGAGAGGAGATCTGCTTCATTGCCTTCTGATGCCACGGAATGGACATGCGTGGAGGCCATGCCTCTTGCTGGAAAGAATATGAATGAGTGGATGCTTGAGTTGGATGTCATTGCTAGAGAAGTGGAGGCAGAACTAGTTTCGAGAGAAATAGGATGCGATTTGGCTGAAGTTTTGGATGCAGTGAACATGGTTCTTTTTAAGTCAAGGGGATTCAAAAGGTCATCTGTACTTGTGGATTCAAAGTGTGCATACCTGCATTCAGTGTTAAGCTCTGGATATTGTAGTg CAATTTTGCTTAGCGTCGTTTATATTGAAGTCTGTCGAAAACTTAATGTGACCATTGTGGGATCCCGAGTTGGGGAAGATTTTTTAATATGGCCCCAAACTGGAAACCCTGAG GAGCTATTCAAGGTTATTTCTGGTCACAGCTTGTTTGGTATTGTTAATGGCAAGTGTGTCGATGACCCTAGATCAAGGGCTTCTGACATCAATAGTAATTCGTTGCCGGGGCTTGACTTAGCAACAAACCGAGATATTATCGGAATAGCTTTGGCTAATTTGATG AGGCTTCACTGGAAACGTGCTTCAAGAGCAAATCATGGTTTGATGCTGACTTCTCCCCTTAGATCTGTTGATCATGCAGATGATAAGTCTAATTGTCTGAATGTCCCATTGTTGCGGCCTCAAGATTTGAG GTTCAAGATGCTAAATTGCAACCTTGGCATGAGAAAGGGAGACTTGAGAATTTTGGACGCATATTTTTATTCTATTTGA